The genomic stretch TCCCGCGCGCGGTGAAGGGCGTGAACATCGGCGGCACCGACGCCGCGGCCGCCGCCTCGCGCCCGGCGGCCTGCGAGGCGAACCAGCGCTCGACGCCCTCCAGGTACGCCCGGTCGCGCAGGCGCAGGTTCTCATGGCTCACGCGCTGGCTGCGGGTGAGCAGCGAGTAGGCGAACTGCGGGGGATCGAGGTGCACGTAGCGGCGCACGTTCTCGAACCACTCCATCGAGTTGCGCGCCGCGTTCTGCAGCCGCACGGCCTCGGTCCTCCGCTCCTCCTGGTAGCGCGGCAGGACGACCGCCAGGTCCGTCTCCTCGCCCAGGATGCGGGCCAGCGCGATGGCGTCCTCCATCGCCAGCTTGGTCCCCGAGCCGATGGAGAAGTGCGCCGTGTGCGCCGCGTCGCCGATCAGGACCACGGGCGCGACCCCGCCGTCCAGCGTGAACCAGCGCTCGTTGCTGACGCGGGTGAAGCTGATCCAGGGCGAGCGCAGGTGCGGCGCGTTGCTCACCAGCCGGTGCCCGTCCAGCCAGGGCGCGAACATCGCCTCGCACGCCTCCACGGTGCCGGCCTCGTCCAGCAGGTCGAAGCCGGCGTTCCTCCACGACTGCTCGTCGCACTCCACGATGAAGGCCGAGTTGCGCTCGTCGTAGCGGTAGGCGTGCGCCTGGAAGACGCCGTGCGGGTTCTCGACGAAGAGGAAGGTGAAGGCGTCGAAGAGGCGGTCGGTGCCGAGCCACACGTAGCGCGCCGTGCGCACGTCCAGGTCGGGGCGGAACTGGGCGGCGTACTTCGCCCGGAGCCGGCTGTTCACCCCGTCGGCGGCGACCACCAGGTCCGCGTCGCCGAGCCCCAGCCCGTCCAGCTCGGCGTCGTCGGCCACGTCGGTCTGGAAGCGCAGCTCGGCGCCCAGCCCGGCGGCGCGCTCCTGGAGCACCTGGAGGAGCCTGACGCGGGCGATCCCGCTGAAGCCGTGGCCGCCCGAGGTGATCACGGCGCCGCGGAAGTGGATGTCGATGTCGTCCCAGTGCGCGAAGTTGTCGGCGATGGCCGCGTAGCTCTCGGGGTCGGCCTCGCGCAGGTTGCCGAGCGTCTGGTCGCTGAAGACCACGCCCCAGCCGAAGGTGTCGTCGGGCCGGTTGCGCTCCAGCACGACGACCTGCCGCGCGGGGTCGGCCTTGCGGAGCAGGAGCGCCAGGTAGAGCCCCGCCGGGCCCCCGCCGACGATCACCACCTTCAGGGGCTTGCGTTCGACAGCCGTCACGTGTGTCCTGCGAGCATTCAGGGGATCGGTGGAACGGTGGTTTCGGGGTCCGGCAGGGTAGTGTACGGCGGGCGGGCAGAGGCGGAAAGAGGCGGAGATTTCAGGCGGACAAGGAACGTTCTGGCGCACGCGGCCGTTACCCGACAGATTTCGACAAAACGTGGACTGCCCGAAATCCGTCGACGCCAGGAGAGACTTCCATGCGCTTGCTCGCG from Longimicrobium sp. encodes the following:
- a CDS encoding bifunctional salicylyl-CoA 5-hydroxylase/oxidoreductase codes for the protein MTAVERKPLKVVIVGGGPAGLYLALLLRKADPARQVVVLERNRPDDTFGWGVVFSDQTLGNLREADPESYAAIADNFAHWDDIDIHFRGAVITSGGHGFSGIARVRLLQVLQERAAGLGAELRFQTDVADDAELDGLGLGDADLVVAADGVNSRLRAKYAAQFRPDLDVRTARYVWLGTDRLFDAFTFLFVENPHGVFQAHAYRYDERNSAFIVECDEQSWRNAGFDLLDEAGTVEACEAMFAPWLDGHRLVSNAPHLRSPWISFTRVSNERWFTLDGGVAPVVLIGDAAHTAHFSIGSGTKLAMEDAIALARILGEETDLAVVLPRYQEERRTEAVRLQNAARNSMEWFENVRRYVHLDPPQFAYSLLTRSQRVSHENLRLRDRAYLEGVERWFASQAAGREAAAAASVPPMFTPFTARGMTLHNRVVVAPMDMYSATDGVPNDFHLVHLGARALGGAALVMTEMTCVSPEGRITLGCTGMYTDEHLRAWTRIVDFIHAWTPAKVCLQLGHSGRKGATRLMWEGMDEPLEEGGWEVTGPSDVPWAPGNPVPRPMTRADMERVRDEFVLSTVMGMEAGFDMVELHCAHGYLLSSFITPLSNTRTDEYGGTLENRLRYPLEVFRAMREVWPEERPMSVRISATDWCEGGLDCTDAVEVARAFHAAGADLIHVSAGQTSTGAKPVYGRMFQTPFSDRIRNEARVPTIAVGNITEPDQVNGIIAAGRADLCALARPHLHDPQWTLRAAAELDYADQPWPVQYLSGRSQLERQMQRRAQELAGGGI